The genomic window TTCTCGTACCTGAAGGAAAGGTCGTAGGTGCCGTACACGGTAAATGTCTCGGGCATGCGGTATTAAGGGTATCTAAGGGGTATGGTCGATCCCTCTATATAGCGGGGGAGAGAATCGCGGTGCAATGGCAGACTCTTCTGCCCCCTGGCATGCCCGCGATCAGGCCGAGGCCATCCTGACCCTCGGGTCGTGCGAGGAGGGTCTGTCCCCGGCAGAGGCAGGTGAACGGCTGGAACGCTACGGCGAGAACCGCCTCGACAGAGAAGAGGGGCCGGGGCCGGCGGCGATCGTCCTCCGCCAGTTCAGGAGCACCCTCGTCGCCATCCTCATCGCCGCCGCCGTCTTCTCCCTCATTATCGGCGAGACTGTCGATGCCGTCGCAATCCTGATCATCGTCCTCATGAACGCAGCCTTCGGCGCGGCCCAGGAGTGGCAGGCAGAGAAGGCGATGGAAGCGCTCAGGCGGATGCTCGGCCTGCAGGCCGTCGTCGTGAGGGGGGGGGCAGAGACCGGGATCGATGCGGCGGCGGTCGTGCCCGGGGACATCGTCGTCCTCGATACAGGGATGAAGGTGCCGGCCGACCTCCGCCTTATCTCGGTGACAAGTCTCCAGGTCGACGAGGCGCCGCTCACCGGCGAATCTGTGCCGGCGAGCAAGGCCACCCTACCCCTCCCTGAGGAGACCCCCCTGATGGAACGGGCAAACATGGCCTATATGGGGACGGCGGTCGTGAACGGGCGGGGGAGGGGGGTCGCCGTCGCCACCGGGATGGCGACCGAGTTCGGGCGGATCGCAGGGCTTTCCCGCACAGTCAGGGATATCGAGACCCCTCTTGCCAGGCGGCTCGCCGTCCTTTCCACACGTATCGGCCAGATCTCTCTTGTCGTCGCGGCGGCAGTCGTACTCGCCGGCCTCATCCAGGGACGCGGGGCCTACGAGATCGTCCTGACCGGGGTGTCCCTGGCCGTCGCCGTGATCCCTGAGGGTCTGCCCGCGGTGGTGACTCTCACCCTGGCGATCGGAGTGCGGGCGATGCTCGGGAGAAACTGCCTCATCCGTCACCTGCCGGCCTCGGAGACCCTCGGGGCGGTCTCGGTGATCGGCACGGACAAGACCGGCACTCTCACGAAGAACGAGATGACGGTGACGGCGATCGCCCTGCCAGGCCGGGATATCAGGGTGAGCGGCACCGGCTACGCCCCGAGAGGGGGATTTTTCGCGGGGGAGAGGGCCGTCGATCCTGCAAGAACGCCCGGGCTCTCCGCGTTTCTCCGGGCCGCCGCCATCTGCAGCCACGCCTCACTCACGCCGGACGGCGGTATCGTCGGGAACCCGACCGAGGGCGCGCTCGTCGTCGCCGCGGCTAAGGCCGGGATCAGGCGCGAAGATCTCCCCGGGATCGAGGAGGAACTCTCCTTCTCCTCGGCGAGGAAACGGATGACCGTCATTGTGGGGGAAGGAGAGAGACGGGTCGCATACATGAAGGGAGGGCCAGAGATCGTCCTTGCCCGCTGCACTGCGGTGC from Methanofollis sp. includes these protein-coding regions:
- a CDS encoding HAD-IC family P-type ATPase, which gives rise to MADSSAPWHARDQAEAILTLGSCEEGLSPAEAGERLERYGENRLDREEGPGPAAIVLRQFRSTLVAILIAAAVFSLIIGETVDAVAILIIVLMNAAFGAAQEWQAEKAMEALRRMLGLQAVVVRGGAETGIDAAAVVPGDIVVLDTGMKVPADLRLISVTSLQVDEAPLTGESVPASKATLPLPEETPLMERANMAYMGTAVVNGRGRGVAVATGMATEFGRIAGLSRTVRDIETPLARRLAVLSTRIGQISLVVAAAVVLAGLIQGRGAYEIVLTGVSLAVAVIPEGLPAVVTLTLAIGVRAMLGRNCLIRHLPASETLGAVSVIGTDKTGTLTKNEMTVTAIALPGRDIRVSGTGYAPRGGFFAGERAVDPARTPGLSAFLRAAAICSHASLTPDGGIVGNPTEGALVVAAAKAGIRREDLPGIEEELSFSSARKRMTVIVGEGERRVAYMKGGPEIVLARCTAVLADGEARPLDTGTREVLAAGVEGMAGEGLRVIAAAYRLLGGGEDPEEGLVYLGAAGIQDPPREEAREAVERAKKAGIDVIMITGDAPLTAAAVGRAVGLGQGEALTGA